Sequence from the Ignavibacteria bacterium genome:
ACCTGCATTTGGCGGAAACATCATCGCAACAATTATTACACCCGATACCGAAACCCAGATGGCAACGGTAAGAGAGGGTGTGATGGAGATGCACAAGGTTGAGGCACCACATCCCGTTAAAATTGAGGAAGTAAAGTTTGTTCCGACAGAGGAAGATGACCTCGTTGAAGTGTTGGAGCAGCACATTGAAGAGAGCAAAGTAAACCTGAAGGCAGCCCCCATAATCGTTTCGGGCGGATACGGTCTCGGTACTAAAGAAAATTTCAGACTCGTTGAAGAACTTGCCCATACACTTGGCGGTGAAGTGGCGGGAAGTCGTGCTGCTGTTGATGCAGGTTTTATAACTTCCGAAAGACAGGTAGGTCAGACTGGTGTTACGGTAAGGCCCAAACTTTATATCGCAGTCGGTATCTCGGGTGCAATTCAGCACCGTGCCGGTATGCAGGAGGCAAAAAAGATTATCGCAATCAACAGCGATCCTGACGCCCCAATATTTGATGTAAGTCATTATGCAATCGTCGGGGATGCTACACAGGTAATCCCGAAATTTATTGAAGTTTACAAGAGCAAGTTGAAATAGGAACAAACATGGCAAATTATTTTACCGACAATGTCGATATTCAGTTTCACTTCAACCATTTTGGTACGGATGATGTGAAAGAAATTGTTCAGATAAGTGAAGAAGATTATAAAGAATCACTCCATTACAACTATGCTCCTGTTTCATTTGAAGATGCGATGGAGAATTACAGGGCGGTACTTGAAGTGGTGGGCGATCTCGCTGCAAACTTTATAGAACCCCGCTCTGCAGGTGTGGATGATCAGGGCGCAATTTTTAAAGATGGCAAGGTAACATACGCTGACGGTACAAGAAAAAATCTTGAACAGCTTGCTCAGGCTGACCTGATGGGTATGATTCTCCCACGAAAGTATGGCGGATTGAATTTCCCCTTCTTTATTTATCTTGTCTCTGTGGAGATGATTTCAAGAGCTGATGCTTCCCTCATGAATCTTTTTGGTTTGCAGGATATAGCAGACACAATCAGGAAGTTTGGAGACGAGGAACTTGCCCAGGAGTTTCTTCCAAAGTTCTCGACTGGCGAATATACAGGTGCAATGGCACTCACAGAACCCGATGCTGGCAGTGATCTTCAAGCAGTAAAACTCTCCGCATATCAAAATGAAAAAGGGGAGTGGTTCCTCCGCGGTGTAAAAAGATTTATCACAAACGGAAACGGTGAAGTGCTGCTCGTGCTTGCCCGAAGCGAAAGCGGTTCCAGGGACGGTCGCGGTCTCAGCCTTTTTGCCTGCTATGGTGATGAGACCGTAAAGGTCAGAAGAATTGAGCACAAACTCGGTATCCACGGCTCACCAACTTGTGAACTTCAGTTCAACGATACCCCGGCAAAACTGGTTGGTACCCGAAGAATGGGACTAATTAAATATGTTTTAGACCTTATGTTTCGTGCCAGAGCAGGAGTTTCTGCGCAGGCACTCGGAATCTCCCAGGCAGCATACGAAGAAGCCCTTAAATACGCTAAAGAACGGGAACAGTTCGGTAAACCGATCATTAATCTCCCTGTGGTTACAAACATCCTGATGGATATGAGGACCACTCTCGAGAGCAACAGGTCCCTTCTCTATTCAACTGCGATTACTGTTGATCTGAAAGAAAAACTTGAAGAAGTGATCGATAAACTCAAAAAAGAGGGAAAACCTTTCGCTGAAGTGAATGCGAGACTGAAATATGTCACCAGAGTTGCAAATCTTCTCACTCCGATGGCAAAGTATATCGTTACAGAATCTGCAAATAAAATCACTTATGATGCACTTCAGATTCATGGCGGAACAGGCTATATGAGGGAGTTCAAGATCGAAAGACTCGCCCGCGATGCAAGAATTACAAACATCTATGAAGGAACTTCCCAACTTCAGGTTGTTGCCGCCTCTACGGGTGTTTATGCAGATGTACTTGCAGAGTACTTCGATAAAAAGGATGCAAAGGTTTATGATGCGGGTCTGACAAGACTGCAGAATTTCCTTAAGGAGATAAGGGTTATCTTTAATGAATGTGTTAAGTATGTTCAGGATAAAAAAGATCCAGTATTTCAGGAAGTTGCTGCAAAAGATCTTGTGGAACTTTACAGCTACATTTACACAGGCTATCTGCTGCTCGACGAGGCTGAAAAAGAGTCCCGTAAACGGTTTATTGCCAACAGATTTATTATTAACGCACTTTCTCACGCCAAGAGAAACGCTGAATCGATTAAGGATGAACTCTTCTCAGACCTTCTTCATTCAGACGAAATCTTAATCTAACCAAGGAGACAGACCATGGATAAACAAAGAAATTACTTCAAGATCTATGATGATGAAGGCATCAAAAGCTACTTCAAAACCAACCTCACTTACGAGGAGATCGAAAAGTTGAAAATCGACTTTGAACAAAATCACCAGGAATTCTACAATAACGACTTTATCAAATTCCTGAAAGACAAAGATGCCTCGACAGAGGAGATTGAAGTTCAGGCGATATATTATTAAGAACCTCAGAGTTTCAGTACTTCGGTACCTCAGAGTGTCGACAACTCTTGGTGCTCAAATCACTGGAGTTGCGAGGTTCAGAAGTACTATATTAGTAGCTTGAGTTTTTGAAAAATTTGAAAGATACATATGAAAGACCACGAAAACATCAATTTTGAATCGAAATGTGTTCATGCAGGCATTGATGAATATGAGTTTGGAGCGGTAGTTCCGCCGATATATCAGACATCAACATTTAAGTTTAAATCCGCACAGCATGGCGCTTCGCTCTTTATGGGCGAGGGCAAGGGACACATCTACACCAGAATGAGCAACCCGACAGTTGAAGCGATGGAAGATTCTGTTGCAG
This genomic interval carries:
- a CDS encoding electron transfer flavoprotein subunit alpha/FixB family protein — translated: MKKKNEIWVFVEVRNGKPADVSLELLSKGNKLAAITDSVLKSVVIGDNVRDIAEVTFLYGASESILVDDPALKYFRTLPYARILNTLIMERRPRIVLFGATVIGRDIAPRVASYTKSGLTADCTDLQISDVKYLNQEYKELLLQIRPAFGGNIIATIITPDTETQMATVREGVMEMHKVEAPHPVKIEEVKFVPTEEDDLVEVLEQHIEESKVNLKAAPIIVSGGYGLGTKENFRLVEELAHTLGGEVAGSRAAVDAGFITSERQVGQTGVTVRPKLYIAVGISGAIQHRAGMQEAKKIIAINSDPDAPIFDVSHYAIVGDATQVIPKFIEVYKSKLK
- a CDS encoding acyl-CoA dehydrogenase family protein, which gives rise to MANYFTDNVDIQFHFNHFGTDDVKEIVQISEEDYKESLHYNYAPVSFEDAMENYRAVLEVVGDLAANFIEPRSAGVDDQGAIFKDGKVTYADGTRKNLEQLAQADLMGMILPRKYGGLNFPFFIYLVSVEMISRADASLMNLFGLQDIADTIRKFGDEELAQEFLPKFSTGEYTGAMALTEPDAGSDLQAVKLSAYQNEKGEWFLRGVKRFITNGNGEVLLVLARSESGSRDGRGLSLFACYGDETVKVRRIEHKLGIHGSPTCELQFNDTPAKLVGTRRMGLIKYVLDLMFRARAGVSAQALGISQAAYEEALKYAKEREQFGKPIINLPVVTNILMDMRTTLESNRSLLYSTAITVDLKEKLEEVIDKLKKEGKPFAEVNARLKYVTRVANLLTPMAKYIVTESANKITYDALQIHGGTGYMREFKIERLARDARITNIYEGTSQLQVVAASTGVYADVLAEYFDKKDAKVYDAGLTRLQNFLKEIRVIFNECVKYVQDKKDPVFQEVAAKDLVELYSYIYTGYLLLDEAEKESRKRFIANRFIINALSHAKRNAESIKDELFSDLLHSDEILI